A region of Cucumis melo cultivar AY chromosome 2, USDA_Cmelo_AY_1.0, whole genome shotgun sequence DNA encodes the following proteins:
- the LOC103491977 gene encoding non-specific phospholipase C2, with product MAPKSISFFFFFFFFFAPFLHASPINTIVVLVMENRSFDHMLGWMKKLNPQINGVNGSESNLLSTTDPNSTRFFFQDQSHYVDPDPGHSFQAIREQIFGSDNTSANPPPMNGFAQQAFSMDNTSAMSRDVMNGFLPDKVAVYKTLVSEFAVFDRWFASVPSSTQPNRLYVHSATSAGATSNIPALLAKGYPQRTIFENLDDAGMSFGIYYQNIPATLFYRNLRKLKYVNKFHEYGLNFKKDAAQGKLPNYVVVEQRYVDLPLEPANDDHPSHDVYQGQMFIKEVYETLRSSPQWNETLFIITYDEHGGFYDHVPTPVTGVPSPDGIVGPEPFLFGFDRLGVRVPTIMISPWIEKGTVVHSPEGSPFQTSEFEHSSIPATVKKLFNLSSPFLTKRDEWAGSFEFIVQTRTEPRTDCPEQLPTPEKIRETQANENAKLTEFQQELMQLAAVMNGDDIFTSYPEAIGKDMNVKEGRLYMREAVRRFFEAGHLAKTMGVSEDQIVQMRPSLATRSSQKPKQFP from the exons ATGGCTCCCAAATcaatttccttcttcttcttcttcttcttcttcttcgccCCCTTCCTCCATGCCTCTCCAATCAACACCATTGTCGTTCTTGTCATGGAGAATCGCTCCTTCGACCACATGCTTGGCTGGATGAAAAAACTCAATCCTCAAATCAATGGCGTCAATGGCTCTGAATCCAACCTCCTCTCCACCACCGATCCCAACTCCACGCGCTTCTTCTTCCAAGACCAGTCTCACTATGTCGACCCCGACCCTGGACACTCCTTTCAAGCCATTCGTGAACAGATTTTCGGTTCCGACAACACCTCCGCTAATCCTCCTCCTATGAACGGTTTCGCTCAACAGGCTTTCTCCATGGATAATACCTCCGCCATGTCTCGCGATGTCATGAACGGATTCCTCCCAGATAAGGTCGCCGTCTACAAAACTCTCGTCTCCGAGTTCGCCGTTTTCGACAG GTGGTTTGCGTCTGTACCTTCCTCCACGCAACCGAATCGGCTTTATGTTCATTCAGCGACCTCCGCCGGAGCTACCAGTAACATTCCGGCACTTCTTGCTAAAGGCTATCCTCAGCGAACGATCTTCGAGAATCTCGACGATGCTGGAATGTCGTTTGGAATCTATTACCAGAACATTCCAGCGACTCTGTTCTATCGGAATCTACGGAAACTGAAATACGTGAATAAATTTCACGAGTACGGTCTGAACTTCAAGAAGGATGCAGCGCAAGGGAAATTGCCGAACTACGTGGTGGTGGAGCAACGATATGTAGATTTGCCACTGGAGCCGGCGAACGACGATCATCCGTCGCACGATGTGTATCAAGGACAGATGTTCATTAAGGAGGTTTACGAGACGCTTAGATCGTCGCCGCAGTGGAATGAAACTCTGTTCATCATCACTTATGATGAGCACGGGGGATTTTACGATCACGTTCCAACGCCGGTCACCGGTGTACCTAGTCCCGACGGAATCGTCGGACCGGAGCCGTTTTTGTTCGGTTTTGATCGGCTCGGAGTTCGAGTGCCGACCATCATGATCTCACCGTGGATAGAGAAGGGCACTG TTGTTCATAGCCCTGAAGGATCACCTTTTCAAACCTCAGAGTTTGAACACTCCTCCATTCCTGCCACTGTCAAGAAGCTCTTCAACCTCTCATCTCCCTTCCTCACCAAGAGGGACGAGTGGGCCGGATCCTTCGAATTCATCGTGCAAACTCGCACAGAACCGAGAACCGACTGTCCCG AACAACTCCCAACGCCGGAGAAGATTAGGGAGACCCAGGCAAATGAAAATGCAAAGCTTACCGAGTTTCAGCAGGAGCTAATGCAGTTGGCTGCAGTTATGAATGGAGACGATATCTTCACTAGTTACCCTGAAGCCATTGGAAAGGATATGAATGTGAAAGAAGGTAGGCTGTATATGAGAGAGGCTGTAAGGAGATTCTTTGAGGCAGGGCATTTAGCTAAGACGATGGGAGTTAGTGAAGACCAAATTGTCCAAATGAGACCGTCTCTTGCTACAAGATCCTCACAAAAACCTAAACAATTTCCTTAA